From Paenibacillus sp. PL2-23:
CCGGGGCAAGCCCTGTATCCGCGTAGACCGACCGCCTGCCCGCGGCCAGCATATCGCTGAACGAGGGGAAGACATTCCCGAAGGGTTAACCGTTCTCTATCGCGGGACCGCCATAAGGGCCAAGGAAATAGCTATTCTGGCTTCATTAGGAGTGCACGCCATTCCCGTATACCGGAAGCCGGTCATTGCGGTTATTCCCATTGGCGACGAGCTGATACTGCCGGGCGAGCCGCTTGCGCGTGGAGGCATCTACGATGCCAACGGGTTTATGGTGGGCGCGAGGCTGCTGGAGCTGGGCGCGGTGCCGCTGCAGCGGAGTCCGGTGCCGGACAGCTTGCTGGCGATTCAGGCGGAGATGAGGCGAGCCTTGGCGGAGGCAGATGCCGTGATTACAATTGGCGGCGTGTCAGTAGGGGATTACGATTACGTCAGAAGGGCGGCGGAGGAGACAGGAGCCAAGCCGCTGTTCACCAAGGTGCTGATGCGTCCAGGGACGCCGACGTCTGCTTATGCAGCTGACGGTAAAGTCATGATCTGCCTGTCAGGTAATCCCTCCGCTTGCTTTACGGGGCTTGAGCTGCTTGTTCGTTCGGCCGTGCTTAAGGCGTCGGGAAGAACGGAATATGGCGCGGAATGGTTGGATGGCAGATTATCTGACGCGGTAATGAAGCCATGCCCATATTCTAGATTCGCAAGGGCGTTCGCTTACCGCGATAACAGGGAGTGGGTCGTTGAACCCCTTCATCACGATAAGTCCGGCAACGTAGCGGCGTTCGCAAGAGCGAATGCGCTGGTCTGTATCCCGGCAGGAGGCGGCGGAGCCGCTTCAGGCCAGGAGGTACGTTTCCTCACGATAGGCAAATCGTAAGAGTGGATGTGAGCATAGATGAACAAACCGAGATTGGTTGTAGTTGGCAATGGCATGGCCGGCGTTCGCTGCGTTGAAGAGATATTGAAGCTGGAGCCAGACCGGTTCCAGATTACGATTTTTGGCAGCGAGCCCAGGCCTAATTATAATCGCATCTTGTTGTCCAAGGTGCTGCAGGGCAATTCGGCAATGGATGAAATTATGATTAACGATTGGTCTTGGTATGATGAGAACGGCATTCGGCTGTACACGGGCGAGACTGTCGTCAAGCTGGATTCCGCGAGAAAGCTGGTAGAGACGAAGTCAGGCATTCGCGTCGAATACGATATTTTAATACTGGCGACAGGCTCCTCCCCCTTCCTACCGCCGATTGACGGCGTGAAGAAGCCCGGCGTGATCGCGTTCCGGAATATGGACGATTGCCGCATTATGATGGAGCACGCGGAGAAATACCGCAAGGCTGCCGTAATCGGCGGCGGCTTGCTGGGTCTTGAGGCGGCGCGCGGGCTGTTGAACCTCGGCATGGAGACGGATGTTATTCATAATGCGCCTTACTTGATGAATCGCCAGCTGGATTACCTCTCGGCGGAGCTGCTGCGCAAGGAGCTGGAGGCCCAGGGCATGCGATTCTGGCTGAACGCGAATACCGAGAGCATTACAGGACGAAGCCGCGCCAAGGGCATTCGCTTCGCCAGCGGGACGTCAATCGACGTGGATCTTGTCATTGTTGCGGTTGGCATTATTCCAAACGTGGAGCTGGCCAAAAGCGGCGGCATCCGAACCAATCGGGCGATTGTCGTAGATGATTACATGCGAACCAGCGTGCCAGATATATATGCGGTTGGCGAATGCGCGGAGCATCGCGGCATCGCGTACGGACTGGTTGCGCCGCTTTACGAGCAGGGCAAGGTACTGGCGCAGCTGCTATGCCGTCCTGATGAGGAGTGCCAGCCGTATACGGGCTCTGTCCCGTCGGCGCAGCTGAAGGTATCCGGCGTGGAGATGTTCTCGGTGGGCGAAATTCAAGAGCAGGTTGCGGGAACGGCGCTGCAGATTTTCGACGGGGTGAAGGGCACCTACAAGAAAGTAACGATGATGGACGGTGCGGTATGCGGTGCGATTCTGTACGGCGACACCTCGGAGTCGAACGCGCTGCTTAAGCTTGTGAAGGAGAACGCCCCGGTGTCTGCGTTGGCTGCAGCCGCAGCACAGTCAGGTTCGGAAGGCCAAGACGAGCGCATTGCGGCGATGCCGGATAAGGAAACGGTGTGCGCGTGCAATGCCGTCTCCAAGGGCGCGATTATGTGCTGCGTGATCCAGGATGGCTTGGACACGGCGCAGCAGGTGAAGGAGAAGACCAAGGCGTCCGGCTCCTGCGGCGGCTGCAAATCGATGGTCGAGGCCATCGTCAGCTACGCCAAGCGGAAGGGCAGCCTGGATTCCGCCGCGGCCGCTCCGATCTGCGCGTGTACGGACTGCTCGCATGAACGCGCGAAGGAAGCTATTGTTCAGGGGACATACGGAAGTGTGTCGCAGATTATGGCGTCGCTCGGCTGGAAGCGTCCGGCGGGATGCGACACCTGCGTGCCGGCTCTCCAGTATTACCTTGCTCTCAAGACCGGAGACGTCACCCAAGCGGCGGAAGGCCAACCGGGGGCCAAAGCCTACATCGGCTTATCCGTTACTGTCGCAGACGAAGGAGACGACAAGCTGCTGCGTCCTTATTCTGCCCGCGCAATGGGAGGCGAGCTGAGCGGGCTTAGT
This genomic window contains:
- the nirB gene encoding nitrite reductase large subunit NirB → MNKPRLVVVGNGMAGVRCVEEILKLEPDRFQITIFGSEPRPNYNRILLSKVLQGNSAMDEIMINDWSWYDENGIRLYTGETVVKLDSARKLVETKSGIRVEYDILILATGSSPFLPPIDGVKKPGVIAFRNMDDCRIMMEHAEKYRKAAVIGGGLLGLEAARGLLNLGMETDVIHNAPYLMNRQLDYLSAELLRKELEAQGMRFWLNANTESITGRSRAKGIRFASGTSIDVDLVIVAVGIIPNVELAKSGGIRTNRAIVVDDYMRTSVPDIYAVGECAEHRGIAYGLVAPLYEQGKVLAQLLCRPDEECQPYTGSVPSAQLKVSGVEMFSVGEIQEQVAGTALQIFDGVKGTYKKVTMMDGAVCGAILYGDTSESNALLKLVKENAPVSALAAAAAQSGSEGQDERIAAMPDKETVCACNAVSKGAIMCCVIQDGLDTAQQVKEKTKASGSCGGCKSMVEAIVSYAKRKGSLDSAAAAPICACTDCSHERAKEAIVQGTYGSVSQIMASLGWKRPAGCDTCVPALQYYLALKTGDVTQAAEGQPGAKAYIGLSVTVADEGDDKLLRPYSARAMGGELSGLSRKLAFPTKLKAVVASGLHQAAGVLVHDIGITATPAGWQIFIAGHAENPVKQGQLLGLTEAYGEALELAAACLQLYRENAEFQEPLWKWVEREGLVELRETLYDSDYRMSLFASFHTVEQEALA
- the glp gene encoding gephyrin-like molybdotransferase Glp, with the translated sequence MTAVLAADLLHASVAKAVSLLVNHIEAPAAEEVPIWDAGGRVLAADVKSPISVPPFRRSAMDGYAVRWSAVSGASPEAPVRLDIIGEVRSGDRSEQTFQGEESYGAVRIFTGAPVPDGYDCIIIQEMAPVSKSVRGKPCIRVDRPPARGQHIAERGEDIPEGLTVLYRGTAIRAKEIAILASLGVHAIPVYRKPVIAVIPIGDELILPGEPLARGGIYDANGFMVGARLLELGAVPLQRSPVPDSLLAIQAEMRRALAEADAVITIGGVSVGDYDYVRRAAEETGAKPLFTKVLMRPGTPTSAYAADGKVMICLSGNPSACFTGLELLVRSAVLKASGRTEYGAEWLDGRLSDAVMKPCPYSRFARAFAYRDNREWVVEPLHHDKSGNVAAFARANALVCIPAGGGGAASGQEVRFLTIGKS